From a region of the Solanum stenotomum isolate F172 chromosome 2, ASM1918654v1, whole genome shotgun sequence genome:
- the LOC125854441 gene encoding receptor-like protein EIX2, protein MEGVNLLLVLLLIASCTILDGLILCRAMNSDILCDENEKNALIKFRQGLRNPSQSMIMSSWMLEENCCNWKGVECDNTTGHVITLDLHQQFLQGEFGTSLRGLSHLRHLDLSQNDFLKALFPEFICKFKNLEYLNLYKTNFRGSIPECLGNLSRLQLLDLGDGFSLRVDSLQWIQHLSNMRILDLSGVDLSNAKTWLHDINFLRSLVELRLSSCQLPKLLPVFVNFTSLQVLDLSLNYLDVPFPSWLVNTSSQSLVYLNLKRSLLHGLLPNTAFGNMYSLRVLDLSDNSIRGKLPSFENMTSVTFLNISENSFEGKLPPTLPSKLKHLDLSSNNLEGPLARSIAQLRQLVVLNVAWNSFNDSITEHFLNFSDLRVLDLSSNSIILNITATWMPPFQLDIIGLMSCQLGTQFPHWFHTQRDFSFIDISHGNISDKVPDWFWNLSPKVHHMNLALNYFRGEVPQVTSRLANLEKLDLSQNNFHGPLPHFSSKMKMLILSRNSFNGAISPVCESLVMNNSLMFLDLSFNNLSGTLSDCWRYGNNLAVLKLGYNNLFGEIPHSFGYLETLRYLQLKNNRLSKNLPSSLKNLQELKFLDLSGNCLSGNISSFLRKTSQKLMLLLLRNNKFDGNIPLQICQLKNLIILDLSSNALSGTIPKCVKNFLTLAGVEEFPSLVYGPYEEYRKDVMLMLKERGYDHSVFFAVIDLSDNHLSGEIPEEITTLVRLQVLNLSRNNLTGAIPCDISKLQHLEALDLSRNYLSSFLPSSIVELSMLAIANFSFNSLTGKIPIGRQFLTFDNSSYIGNPELCGMPLSKSCSGHFREDVTHCNTPKKKDVQAIHQHEEDNWLDESSFYISMVIGFITSFWLFWATLLVKTSWRHAYMRYLNKMGNNIYVFVAIRLPNKHKPSKMKD, encoded by the coding sequence ATGGAAGGTGTAAATTTACTACTAGTCCTTCTTCTTATAGCTAGTTGTACTATATTAGATGGATTGATATTATGCAGAGCTATGAATTCAGACATTCTTTgtgatgaaaatgaaaaaaatgctCTTATCAAGTTCAGACAGGGTTTAAGGAATCCATCACAGTCAATGATCATGTCGTCTTGGATGCTCGAGGAAAATTGCTGCAACTGGAAAGGTGTTGAATGTGACAACACAACCGGACACGTGATCACTCTTGACCTGCACCAGCAATTCTTGCAAGGTGAGTTTGGGACTTCCTTGCGTGGCTTGTCTCACTTAAGACACTTAGACTTGAGCCAAAATGATTTCCTCAAGGCCTTGTTTCCTGAGTTTATTTGCAAATTTAAGAACCTAGAGTATCTCAATTTGTACAAAACCAACTTTAGGGGATCAATCCCTGAGTGTCTTGGAAATCTGTCGCGGTTGCAGTTACTTGATCTTGGTGATGGTTTTTCACTCCGGGTTGATAGTCTTCAATGGATTCAGCATCTTTCCAATATGAGGATTCTTGACCTGAGTGGAGTTGACCTGAGCAATGCCAAAACCTGGCTACATGACATCAATTTCCTAAGGTCTCTCGTGGAATTACGTTTGTCTTCTTGTCAACTTCCTAAATTGCTTCCTGTTTTTGTAAATTTCACATCCCTTCAGGTTCTTGACCTCTCGTTAAACTATCTGGATGTTCCATTTCCTAGCTGGTTAGTCAATACAAGCTCTCAGAGTCTTGTTTATCTTAATCTCAAAAGAAGTCTGCTGCATGGTTTACTTCCAAATACCGCCTTTGGAAACATGTACTCACTTAGAGTTCTTGATCTTTCTGATAACTCTATCCGAGGCAAGCTTCCATCTTTTGAGAACATGACTTCAGTTACTTTTCTGAATATCTCAGAGAATTCTTTTGAAGGCAAATTACCACCAACCCTGCCTTCAAAGTTGAAACATTTGGATCTTTCATCCAATAATCTGGAGGGTCCTTTAGCAAGAAGCATCGCACAACTTAGGCAATTAGTTGTCCTCAATGTTGCTTGGAACTCTTTCAATGACTCGATTACTGAACATTTCTTGAATTTCAGTGATTTGAGAGTGTTAGACTTGTCATCCAACTCAATTATCCTCAATATAACTGCAACTTGGATGCCTCCCTTTCAACTTGACATTATTGGCCTGATGTCTTGCCAACTTGGTACACAGTTTCCACATTGGTTTCATACACAAAGGGATTTCTCATTCATCGATATCTCTCATGGTAACATCTCAGATAAAGTGCCTGATTGGTTCTGGAATCTCTCTCCAAAGGTACACCACATGAACCTTGCTCTCAACTATTTCAGAGGGGAAGTACCTCAAGTTACATCAAGACTTGCTAATCTTGAAAAACTAGACCTGAGCCAAAACAACTTTCATGGTCCTTTACCTCATTTTTCGTCCAAGATGAAGATGTTGATTTTGTCCCGGAATTCTTTTAATGGTGCCATTTCCCCTGTATGTGAATCACTTGTCATGAATAATTCTCTTATGTTTCTAGACCTATCGTTCAATAATCTATCAGGAACACTTTCAGACTGTTGGAGATATGGGAACAATCTGGCAGTATTAAAGTTAGGTTATAATAATCTGTTTGGTGAAATACCTCATTCTTTTGGATATCTTGAAACTCTCAGGTATCTGCAACTGAAAAACAACAGGCTGTCCAAAAATCTGCCTTCATCACTGAAGAACTTACAAGAACTAAAATTTCTTGATCTTTCCGGAAATTGTTTATCTGGAAATATATCATCTTTCTTAAGGAAGACTTCACAGAAGCTAATGCTTCTTTTGTTAAGAAATAACAAGTTCGATGGAAACATTCCCCTACAGATTTGCCAGCTCAAAAACTTGATTATTTTGGACCTTAGTTCCAATGCTCTATCAGGCACCATTCCAAAGTGTGTTAAAAATTTCCTAACGCTGGCCGGGGTAGAGGAGTTCCCTTCCTTGGTTTATGGCCCCTATGAAGAATACAGGAAGGATGTGATGTTGATGCTGAAAGAGAGAGGCTATGATCATAGTGTTTTCTTTGCGGTGATTGATCTATCAGATAACCATTTATCAGGGGAAATTCCTGAGGAAATCACCACACTTGTTCGATTGCAGGTATTGAATTTATCAAGGAATAATTTAACTGGAGCAATTCCTTGTGACATTAGTAAATTGCAACATTTGGAAGCTCTTGATCTTTCCAGGAATTACCTGTCATCCTTTTTGCCTTCCAGCATAGTGGAGCTTTCCATGCTCGCGATCGCAAATTTTTCGTTCAATAGTTTGACAGGAAAAATTCCAATAGGTCGTCAATTTTTAACCTTCGATAATAGTTCTTATATTGGGAATCCAGAGTTGTGTGGCATGCCACTTTCCAAAAGCTGCTCGGGACATTTTCGTGAGGACGTTACTCACTGTAACACTCCCAAGAAAAAAGACGTGCAGGCCATTCATCAGCATGAGGAAGACAATTGGCTTGATGAATCATCATTCTATATCAGCATGGTAATTGGTTTCATCACAAGTTTCTGGTTATTTTGGGCTACTCTATTGGTGAAAACATCTTGGAGACATGCCTATATGAGGTATCTTAATAAAATGGGCAACAATATTTATGTGTTTGTAGCCATAAGATTACCAAATAAGCATAAACCATCAAAGATGAAAGATTGA
- the LOC125854458 gene encoding uncharacterized protein LOC125854458, with translation MGKEKTLSKSRTMAPRMVANFRRSLSFPNQPNHTNKPKKSFHVRSASLPCRSHPLISQLKDDLNELKSWAIKPENRTSNWICDGLNQLKIVHESLDDLLLLPQTRESLHGHSDLVEKLLDDFLHFVDVYGIFQTLILTFKEEHLAAQVAVRRKDESKIASYAKALRKMAKEMDKLAFNVQCIGKYIVPQQNIPIPDGDAELAEVMKDIIEVTQLVSIALFNGLGVSMAYAKPSCSWIGLGKKTKKLKENEGIVEFVEMELENLLRKNKGDEEVKIVTKKMHELEDCICGIEKCGEKVFRSLINARVSLLNVFTQ, from the exons AtgggaaaagaaaaaacactATCAAAATCGAGAACAATGGCTCCTCGAATGGTGGCTAATTTCCGCAGATCTCTTTCTTTCCCAAATCAGCCAAACCATACaaataaacccaaaaaatcCTTCCATGTCCGATCTGCTAGTCTGCCATGTCGATCTCATCCATTAATTTCTCAGCTCAAAGATGATTTAAACGAGCTCAAATCATGGGCTATTAAGCCTGAAAATCGAACTTCAAATTGGATTTGTGATGGACTCAATCAACTGAAAATTGTTCATGAATCTCTTGATGATCTGCTTCTTCTTCCACAAACACGCGAATCGTTACATGGACATTCTGATTTGGTCGAGAAGCTTCTAGATGATTTCCTTCACTTCGTCGACGTTTATGGAATATTCCAGACCTTGATACTCACTTTCAAGGAAGAACATTTAGCTGCTCAG GTAGCTGTGAGGCGCAAAGATGAATCTAAGATTGCTTCATACGCGAAAGCATTGAGAAAAATGGCTAAGGAAATGGATAAACTAGCGTTCAACGTACAATGTATAGGGAAATATATTGTACCACAACAAAATATACCAATACCTGATGGAGATGCAGAGTTAGCAGAAGTGATGAAAGACATAATAGAAGTAACACAATTAGTTTCAATTGCACTTTTTAATGGACTTGGAGTATCAATGGCATATGCTAAACCATCTTGTTCATGGATTGGATTAggaaagaagacaaaaaaattgaaagaaaatgaaggaattGTGGAATTTGTAGAAATGGAATTGGAGAAtttgttgagaaaaaataaaggaGATGAAGAGGTGAAAATTGTGACTAAAAAAATGCATGAATTGGAAGATTGTATTTGTGGGATTGAAAAATGTGGAGAGAAAGTGTTTAGGAGTTTAATTAATGCTAGAGTTTCATTGCTTAATGTATTCACACAATAG
- the LOC125854462 gene encoding NADH dehydrogenase [ubiquinone] 1 beta subcomplex subunit 2, with the protein MGGGDGHGMTFKGITVHQPKRWHSVTGKGLCAVMWFWILYRAKKDGPVVLGWRHPWEGHGHGHDH; encoded by the exons ATGGGAGGTGGAGATGGACATGGCATGACCTTCAAAGGCATCACTGTACATCAACCTAAGCGTTGGCACTCCGTCACCGGAAAAGGATTGTGTGCCGTCATGTG GTTCTGGATTCTTTACCGGGCCAAGAAAGATGGTCCTGTAGTGTTG GGCTGGAGGCATCCTTGGGAAGGCCATGGCCATGGTCATGACCATTAG
- the LOC125854448 gene encoding serine/threonine-protein kinase BSK1, giving the protein MGCCQSSILKELSSEKDQRHGVVNARPSNGTGAGAAVGDGGVPVFSEFSFSELKAATNNFSSEFIVSESGEKAPNMVYKGRLQNRRWIAVKKFTKSAWPDPKQFADEASGVGNLRHKRLANLIGYCSDGDERLLVAEYMPNDTLAKHLFHWENQTLEWAMRLRVALYIAEALDYCSSEGRPLYHDLNAYRVLFDESGDPRLSCFGLMKNSRDGKSYSTNLAYTPPEYLRNGRVTQESVVFSYGTVLLDLLSGKHIPPGHALDMIRGKNILLLMDSHLEGNFSTEEATVVFDLASRCLQYEPRERPNTKDLVSTLGPLQSKPDVASHVMLGIPKSEEAPPTPQHPLSAMGDACSRMDLTAIHQILVMTHYKDDEGTNELSFQEWTQQMRDMLEARKRGDLAFRDKDFKTAIDCYSQFVDVGTMVSPTVYARRSLCYLMCDQPDAALRDAMQAQCVYPDWSTAFYMQAVALSKLDMHKDAADMLNEAAILEEKRRGGRAS; this is encoded by the exons ATGGGTTGTTGTCAATCTTCAATCTTGAAGGAGTTGAGCTCAGAGAAAGATCAGCGTCATGGGGTGGTTAACGCACGACCTTCTAACGGCACCGGCGCCGGAGCTGCTGTCGGAGATGGTGGGGTTCCGGTGTTTTCTGAGTTTTCGTTTTCTGAGCTGAAAGCAGCTACTAATAACTTCAGTTCAGAGTTTATTGTTTCTGAAAGTGGAGAAAAGGCCCCGAATATGGTTTACAAGGGGCGGTTGCAGAATCGGCGGTGGATCGCTGTTAAGAAGTTTACTAAATCGGCATGGCCTGATCCTAAACAGTTTGCG GATGAAGCATCAGGTGTTGGGAATTTGAGGCATAAAAGGCTGGCAAATTTGATTGGGTACTGCTCTGATGGGGATGAGAGGTTGCTTGTAGCTGAGTACATGCCAAATGATACACTTGCAAAGCATCTGTTTCACT GGGAGAATCAAACCCTTGAGTGGGCTATGCGTTTAAGAGTGGCTCTATATATTGCTGAAGCATTAGACTATTGTAGCAGTGAAGGTCGACCACTATACCATGACTTGAATGCATATAGAGTTCTCTTTGATGAG AGTGGTGATCCCCGTCTTTCTTGTTTTGGGCTGATGAAAAATAGCAGGGATGGTAAAAGTTATAGCACGAACCTTGCATATACACCTCCTGAGTATTTAAGAAATG GAAGAGTCACTCAAGAAAGTGTTGTTTTCAGCTATGGAACTGTCCTTTTGGACTTGCTAAGTGGAAAACATATTCCTCCTGGTCAT GCACTCGATATGATACGGGGAAAAAACATTCTTCTATTAATGGATTCACATTTGGAGGGAAATTTCTCTACAGAAGAGGCAACTGTTGTATTTGATCTGGCTTCACGATGCTTACAGTATGAACCCAGGGAGCGACCAAATACCAAAGACCTTGTTTCAACACTTGGTCCATTGCAAAGTAAACCTGAT GTTGCATCTCATGTAATGTTGGGTATTCCTAAGAGTGAGGAAGCTCCACCAACTCCACAGCACCCTCTTTCTGCAATGGGTGATGCTTGTTCGAGAATGGATCTCACAGCTATTCATCAGATTTTGGTAATGACACATTATAAAGACGATGAAGGGACAAATGAG TTGTCTTTCCAAGAGTGGACTCAACAAATGAGGGATATGTTGGAGGCAAGAAAGCGTGGAGACTTGGCATTTCGGGACAAGGACTTTAAAACTGCCATAGATTGCTATTCTCAG TTTGTAGATGTGGGAACGATGGTGTCTCCAACTGTTTATGCACGAAGAAGCCTTTGTTATCTCATGTGTGATCAACCAGATGCTGCCCTTAGAGATGCAATGCAAGCACAATGTGTTTACCCAGACTGGTCAACTGCATTTTACATGCAGGCAGTTGCCCTATCCAAGCTAGACATGCACAAAGATGCAGCTGACATGTTGAATGAGGCTGCAATTCTAGAAGAGAAAAGACGCGGTGGACGTGCATCTTGA
- the LOC125854460 gene encoding uncharacterized protein LOC125854460 — protein MALPNFDALRDVHDSANDLLHSSMIKREIAYQGQEKWVHDVSETSLRMLEVCTTTKDVLLLVKDHLHDLKSTFRRISVGDNNKFTVSFHCQRKKLKKEILKRLHSLKGMKLSLGSDQRSESKNNLMVVVNVLREVKVATMSIVESLMSLMLMPSPNNKKLNKGYFFGSKLMRVNSFSSWEKCDAMTLQCVNKRLEAVEIVIEDVLEGELECIIRRLIRTRVSLLNILTC, from the coding sequence ATGGCATTACCAAATTTTGATGCTCTAAGAGACGTGCACGACTCAGCCAACGATTTGCTTCACTCATCGATGATCAAACGAGAAATTGCGTACCAAGGACAAGAAAAATGGGTCCATGATGTTTCTGAAACATCGCTAAGGATGCTTGAAGTATGTACCACCACAAAAGATGTTCTTTTGTTAGTTAAAGATCATCTCCATGACCTCAAGTCAACGTTCAGAAGAATTAGCGTTGGAGATAATAATAAATTCACAGTATCTTTTCATTGTCAACGAAAGAAGTTGAAGAAAGAGATATTAAAGCGCTTGCATTCCTTAAAGGGAATGAAATTATCATTGGGATCGGACCAAAGATcagaaagtaaaaataatttgatggtAGTTGTGAACGTGCTTAGGGAAGTGAAAGTTGCTACTATGTCAATTGTGGAGTCATTGATGTCACTTATGTTAATGCCAAGTCCAAAtaacaagaaattaaataaagGGTATTTTTTTGGATCAAAGTTGATGAGAGTTAATAGCTTTAGTTCGTGGGAAAAATGTGATGCCATGACATTGCAATGTGTGAATAAGAGATTGGAAGCAGTGGAGATTGTTATTGAagatgttcttgaaggagaattAGAGTGTATTATTCGGCGTCTTATTAGGACAAGAGTATCTCTTCTAAATATACTCACCTGTTAA
- the LOC125854447 gene encoding ATP-dependent zinc metalloprotease FTSH, chloroplastic yields MANSVLSSNFLGSQIFVSPPTPKTSKYFHFHSKRKCLVTQSILNKKPNSDNFKNVPSKAALAALLFSSITPQAFALDNTTPAPPPQVLEAEAPKPSASNSLPFAQNIILNAPKTQAQPASDLPEGTQWRYSEFLNAVKKGKVERVRFSKDGSTLQLTAVDGRRANVIVPNDPDLIDILAMNGVDISVSEGEGGNGLFSVIGNLLFPIIAFAGLFFLFRRSQGGPGGPGGLGGPMDFGRSKSKFQEVPETGVTFADVAGADQAKLELQEVVDFLKNPDKYTALGAKIPKGCLLVGPPGTGKTLLARAVAGEAGVPFFSCAASEFVELFVGVGASRVRDLFEKAKSKAPCIVFIDEIDAVGRQRGAGLGGGNDEREQTINQLLTEMDGFSGNSGVIVLAATNRPDVLDSALLRPGRFDRQVTVDRPDVAGRVRILQVHSRGKALAKDVDFDKIARRTPGFTGADLQNLMNEAAILAARRDLKEISKDEISDALERIIAGPEKKNAVVSDEKKKLVAYHEAGHALVGALMPEYDPVAKISIIPRGQAGGLTFFAPSEERLESGLYSRSYLENQMAVALGGRVAEEVIFGQDNVTTGASNDFMQVSRVARQMVERLGFSKKIGQVAIGGGGGNPFLGQQMSTQKDYSMATADVVDAEVRELVEKAYERATQIITTHIDILHKLAQLLIEKETVDGEEFMSLFIDGKAELFIS; encoded by the exons ATGGCCAATTCTGTACTCTCTTCCAATTTCTTGGGTTCACAAATCTTTGTCTCTCCTCCCACACCTAAAACCTCAAAGTATTTCCATTTTCACTCCAAAAGAAAGTGTCTAGTTACTCAATCAATACTCAACAAAAAACCCAATTCAGATAATTTCAAGAATGTTCCATCTAAAGCTGCTTTAGCTGCTTTACTCTTTTCTTCAATCACCCCACAAGCTTTTGCTCTTGATAATACAACCCCAGCACCACCACCACAAGTGCTTGAAGCTGAAGCACCCAAACCCAGTGCCTCAAATTCATTACCCTTTGCtcaaaatatcattttgaaTGCTCCAAAGACTCAAGCGCAGCCTGCTTCTGACCTTCCTGAAGGTACTCAATGGAGGTACAGTGAGTTCTTGAATGCTGTGAAGAAGGGGAAAGTTGAAAGGGTTAGATTTAGTAAAGACGGAAGTACCCTTCAGCTTACAGCTGTAGATGGGCGTAGAGCTAATGTAATTGTGCCTAATGACCCGGATTTAATCGATATTTTGGCGATGAATGGTGTTGATATATCAGTTTCTGAAGGTGAAGGGGGTAATGGGTTGTTTAGTGTTATTGGGAATTTGTTGTTCCCTATTATTGCTTTTGCTGGGTTGTTTTTCCTTTTCAGGCGGTCTCAGGGCGGCCCGGGTGGGCCTGGAGGACTTGGCGGGCCGATGGATTTCGGCCGGTCTAAGTCCAAGTTTCAGGAGGTGCCTGAAACTGGAGTGACTTTTGCTGATGTTGCTGGTGCTGATCAAGCTAAATTAGAGTTACAGGAAGTGgttgattttttgaaaaatcctGATAAGTATACTGCTTTAGGTGCTAAGATACCAAAAGGGTGTCTTTTGGTTGGTCCACCAGGTACTGGGAAGACCCTTTTAGCTAGAGCAGTAGCTGGTGAGGCTGGTGTGCCATTTTTCTCTTGTGCAGCATCAGAGTTTGTTGAGTTGTTTGTGGGTGTGGGAGCTTCTAGAGTTAGGGATTTGTTTGAGAAGGCGAAATCTAAAGCGCCTtgtattgtgtttattgatgagaTTGATGCTGTGGGAAGACAGAGAGGTGCAGGACTTGGTGGTGGAAATGATGAGAGAGAGCAGACTATTAATCAACTTTTGACTGAAATGGATGGGTTCTCTGGAAATTCTGGTGTCATTGTTTTGGCTGCAACTAACAGGCCTGATGTTCTTGATTCTGCTTTGTTGAGACCTGGAAGGTTCGATCGACAAGTGACTGTGGACAGGCCTGATGTTGCTGGTAGAGTCAGGATTCTTCAG GTGCATTCTAGAGGAAAGGCCCTTGCCAAGGATGTGGACTTTGATAAGATTGCCAGGAGAACACCAGGTTTCACCGGTGCAGATTTGCAGAACTTGATGAATGAAGCAGCCATCCTTGCAGCTAGGCGTGACCTAAAGGAAATAAGCAAAGATGAGATATCCGATGCTCTAGAGAGGATAATTGCTGGCCCGGAGAAGAAAAATGCAGTTGTCTCAGatgagaagaagaagttggTAGCTTATCATG AGGCTGGCCATGCCTTGGTTGGTGCACTTATGCCCGAATATGATCCTGTTGCCAAGATATCTATAATTCCTCGTGGCCAAGCCGGTGGCCTCACCTTCTTTGCCCCCAGCGAAGAAAGACTTGAGTCAGGCCTGTACAGCAGGAGCTACCTAGAGAATCAAATGGCAGTTGCACTTGGTGGAAG AGTTGCTGAGGAGGTTATTTTTGGACAAGACAACGTAACAACTGGGGCATCTAACGATTTCATGCAAGTCTCACGAGTAGCAAGGCAGATGGTTGAGAGATTAGGTTTCAGCAAAAAGATAGGTCAAGTTGCCATTGGAGGAGGTGGTGGAAACCCTTTCCTTGGCCAACAG ATGTCAACCCAGAAAGACTACTCCATGGCAACAGCCGATGTGGTTGATGCTGAAGTAAGGGAATTGGTTGAAAAGGCATACGAAAGAGCTACGCAAATCATCACAACTCACATTGACATCCTACACAAGCTTGCTCAGTTGTTGATAGAGAAAGAAACTGTTGATGGTGAAGAGTTCATGAGCCTTTTCATCGATGGCAAGGCTGAGCTATTCATTTCCTGA